The proteins below come from a single Benincasa hispida cultivar B227 chromosome 4, ASM972705v1, whole genome shotgun sequence genomic window:
- the LOC120076051 gene encoding probable calcium-binding protein CML36: MEGHFLALQRPLSEKEANLVLEMRDINGDGVLDKQELMADLTQINVKPCTTLPNMHLTREEIREIFTGFDIDGDGFLNKNELTQAFGMVGSYAPLFKAHYAMVHADDDGDGLISESELNKLIDYVEKTNRRRLN, translated from the coding sequence ATGGAAGGTCATTTTCTTGCACTCCAAAGACCTCTATCGGAGAAGGAAGCAAACCTGGTGCTTGAGATGCGCGACATCAATGGCGACGGAGTTCTTGATAAGCAGGAATTGATGGCTGACTTGACACAGATTAACGTGAAACCCTGTACAACCTTACCAAATATGCATCTTACAAGGGAAGAGATCAGAGAAATTTTCACAGGATTCGACATTGACGGCGATGGTTTTCTCAATAAGAACGAGTTAACACAGGCCTTCGGTATGGTGGGTTCATACGCCCCACTGTTTAAAGCTCACTACGCCATGGTTCATGCTGATGATGATGGCGATGGTCTCATTAGCGAGTCTGAACTTAATAAACTCATCGATTATGTTGAGAAAACCAACAGGAGGAGGTTAAATTAA